A stretch of the Triplophysa dalaica isolate WHDGS20190420 chromosome 19, ASM1584641v1, whole genome shotgun sequence genome encodes the following:
- the gpr34l gene encoding G protein-coupled receptor 34 like: protein MSHDSNVTTNETCEIHDGNLSPFLPIGYIIIFCVGLLCNIVTFYIFYLRRHADSSMAVYMRHLAMADTLLVLCLPLRFYYHNKEGPFYICKVVGIFFYMNMYSGILFLSLISLDRYLKIIKPLWVFRIQKTRWSQMVSYTIWVVLILGMCPFLASNNQKHPCNKICFHFHKKGVVGGVINLTTVVVFLFFYLAFLCFYGKITNKLRTMSLGNGDPKGQNRKKKVIIKTFLVPAIFTVCFVPYHMIRIPYVLAQMNVIGDLQSQQLLHILNESTLLLSSLNSCLDPIIYYFLSSSYRKTILCAIRGQFKNMYALNRRRISINRSITEI from the coding sequence ATGTCCCACGACAGCAATGTTACGACCAACGAAACCTGTGAGATCCATGATGGCAACCTGTCTCCCTTTCTGCCCATTGGCTACATCATCATCTTTTGTGTGGGACTTCTCTGCAACATCGTCACCTTCTACATATTTTACCTTCGCCGGCATGCAGATTCTTCCATGGCCGTGTACATGCGTCACCTAGCGATGGCGGACACCCTCCTGGTCCTGTGTTTGCCGTTGCGCTTCTACTACCACAATAAAGAAGGACCTTTTTATATATGCAAGGTGGTGGGCATCTTCTTTTATATGAACATGTATTCCGGCATCCTGTTCCTCAGTCTTATCAGCCTGGATCGCTACCTGAAAATCATTAAACCCCTTTGGGTCTTCCGTATCCAAAAGACGAGGTGGAGCCAAATGGTGAGTTATACCATCTGGGTGGTCCTCATCTTAGGAATGTGCCCCTTCTTGGCCAGCAACAACCAGAAACATCCGTGCAACAAGATCTGCTTCCACTTCCACAAAAAGGGGGTTGTCGGCGGAGTTATTAACTTGACCACCGTGgtggtgtttttgtttttttacctggcttttctttgtttttatggaAAGATCACCAATAAACTCAGGACTATGTCCCTTGGAAACGGTGACCCTAAGggacaaaatagaaaaaagaagGTCATCATAAAGACTTTCTTGGTGCCGGCCATTTTCACGGTGTGCTTCGTGCCTTATCATATGATACGCATACCGTACGTTCTGGCTCAAATGAACGTGATTGGAGATCTTCAGAGCCAACAGTTGTTGCACATCTTAAATGAGAGCACCTTGCTTCTATCCTCTCTTAATAGCTGCCTAGACCCAATTATCTATTATTTCCTGTCCAGTTCATATAGGAAAACCATTTTATGTGCCATACGGGGacagtttaaaaatatgtatgctTTAAACAGAAGAAGAATCAGCATAAACCGCTCGATCACTGAAATTTAG